One Gimesia aquarii DNA segment encodes these proteins:
- a CDS encoding DUF1569 domain-containing protein has product MPINTKTVQDRRDVHYNSMDQLLKDAELMVVGPSRTLGNWSLGQILEHLAITMHKSIDDFPALAPWPLRVMIKLTMKQKFLTQPMPAGFQISSKMEAVRPKEHDAVKTLSELHEAIERLKQETPQALNPGLGRLTVDEWNAFHLRHAELHMSFVTSE; this is encoded by the coding sequence ATGCCCATCAACACCAAAACCGTTCAAGATCGTCGGGACGTCCATTACAATTCCATGGATCAACTGCTTAAAGATGCAGAACTGATGGTGGTGGGGCCTTCCCGTACGTTGGGCAACTGGTCGCTGGGGCAAATTCTGGAACATCTGGCAATCACCATGCATAAATCGATTGATGACTTTCCCGCTCTGGCTCCGTGGCCTCTGCGGGTCATGATCAAATTAACCATGAAACAGAAATTTCTCACGCAGCCAATGCCAGCGGGTTTTCAGATTTCCTCTAAAATGGAAGCGGTGCGCCCTAAAGAACATGATGCTGTGAAAACACTCTCTGAGTTACACGAAGCAATCGAACGGTTAAAGCAGGAAACTCCGCAGGCTCTCAACCCGGGATTAGGTCGCCTCACCGTTGACGAGTGGAACGCCTTCCATCTCCGACATGCTGAACTGCATATGAGTTTTGTGACATCGGAATAA
- a CDS encoding methyltransferase, with product MSEASLPQQLDRMITGYWTSQSIFAAAKLGIADLLKDGPQKIEQLAEASHTNCDALYRLLRALASIGIFAEEGQRLFSLTPLAEFLRSDIPDSKRALAMMTGDEQFHAWTEILYTLETGKTSFDKVWGKPIFEYLSEHPDKGHIFDQAMTGIHGRETSTILEAYDFSEFKVLADIGGGNGSNLIGLLQHYPEMKGILFDLPHVIERSQTNLENAGLGNRCESIGGSFFDSIPLTADAYLMRHIIHDWDDEKSLTILRNCHAVMSENSKLLIIESVIPPGNEPFAGKFLDLVMMLIPGGKERTESEYQTLYNQAGFELTRIVPTKTELSIIEGVKR from the coding sequence ATGTCAGAAGCATCTCTTCCACAGCAACTGGACCGAATGATTACCGGTTACTGGACGTCACAATCGATTTTTGCAGCTGCTAAATTGGGAATTGCCGATCTTCTGAAAGACGGTCCACAAAAGATTGAACAACTGGCAGAAGCCTCACACACCAATTGTGATGCCCTCTATCGATTACTGCGGGCCTTGGCGAGTATCGGTATTTTTGCTGAAGAGGGACAGAGGCTGTTCTCATTAACGCCTCTGGCTGAGTTCTTACGTAGTGATATTCCCGATTCTAAACGCGCCTTGGCCATGATGACCGGCGATGAACAGTTTCATGCCTGGACTGAAATTCTTTATACACTCGAGACCGGTAAAACCTCGTTTGACAAGGTCTGGGGCAAACCGATTTTTGAATACCTGTCCGAACATCCCGATAAGGGACATATTTTCGACCAGGCGATGACTGGAATTCATGGCAGGGAAACCAGCACGATACTCGAAGCCTATGATTTTTCTGAATTTAAAGTGCTGGCTGACATCGGAGGTGGAAACGGATCGAACCTCATCGGTCTATTGCAACATTACCCTGAGATGAAGGGGATCCTCTTTGATTTGCCGCATGTGATCGAGCGATCGCAAACAAATCTAGAAAATGCGGGTCTGGGCAATCGCTGTGAGTCGATCGGTGGCAGTTTCTTTGATTCTATCCCACTGACGGCAGATGCCTATCTGATGCGACACATCATTCATGACTGGGACGATGAAAAGTCGCTGACCATTCTTCGTAACTGCCATGCGGTAATGTCAGAAAACAGTAAATTGCTCATCATCGAAAGCGTCATTCCCCCGGGTAACGAACCGTTTGCAGGCAAATTCCTCGATCTGGTGATGATGCTCATTCCCGGAGGCAAAGAACGAACGGAATCAGAGTATCAAACACTTTACAATCAGGCAGGGTTCGAACTGACGAGAATCGTTCCCACCAAAACGGAACTCAGTATCATCGAAGGTGTGAAACGTTAA
- a CDS encoding transporter gives MMNTNGIRIWNCLLVVVLASWTSQASAEEEAVQCVQSEFGTSLAEYQNRAYQCKTIKGLFFSPGCGTLFQWSAGSGCSGGPQLDQPLRTDRPNFTSTSVTVGKGVTQIESGYSYLDDKSGGRQVSTQSLGEFLFRRGILADWLEFRLGFSPLQQSTAIGTFQNTTVGSDDLYTALQVALTPQRGFLPEMAVIVQMSLPTGSPTFTANQVEPGLDWVYAWELNDCISIAASTQGNRSVDDNGRSFLEIAQSFNVSYTLTEQWGAFTEWFALIPSGANTAETEHYFDAGFTYLINNNLQLDINAGVGLNEAAINYFVGAGVSIRFL, from the coding sequence ATGATGAATACAAATGGTATTCGAATCTGGAATTGCCTGCTTGTCGTTGTTCTTGCCAGCTGGACGAGTCAAGCCTCTGCCGAAGAGGAAGCAGTTCAATGTGTCCAGAGTGAATTTGGGACATCATTGGCAGAGTACCAGAATAGAGCATACCAGTGTAAGACAATAAAAGGGCTCTTTTTTTCTCCTGGTTGTGGCACCCTGTTTCAGTGGAGTGCAGGTAGTGGCTGCTCCGGTGGACCCCAGTTAGATCAACCATTGCGAACAGATCGCCCTAATTTTACTTCGACCTCTGTGACGGTGGGAAAAGGCGTCACTCAGATCGAATCCGGATATTCTTACTTGGATGATAAAAGTGGAGGTCGACAGGTCAGTACTCAGTCACTTGGAGAGTTTCTTTTTCGTAGGGGCATTCTGGCAGACTGGCTCGAATTTCGTCTCGGTTTTTCTCCTCTACAGCAAAGCACTGCCATTGGCACATTTCAGAATACCACGGTCGGTAGCGATGACCTTTATACAGCGCTTCAAGTTGCTTTAACTCCACAGAGAGGTTTTTTGCCAGAAATGGCAGTGATTGTACAGATGAGTCTTCCGACAGGCAGCCCTACTTTTACGGCGAATCAAGTCGAACCGGGGCTCGATTGGGTCTATGCCTGGGAACTGAATGACTGTATTTCGATTGCGGCTTCGACTCAGGGAAATCGAAGTGTCGATGACAACGGCCGATCCTTTCTGGAAATCGCTCAGTCATTTAACGTCAGTTATACACTGACAGAACAGTGGGGAGCCTTCACCGAGTGGTTTGCACTCATACCCAGTGGTGCGAATACGGCTGAGACAGAACACTATTTTGACGCCGGCTTCACATATCTGATCAACAATAATCTGCAATTGGACATCAATGCTGGTGTCGGCCTGAACGAGGCCGCCATTAACTACTTTGTAGGGGCAGGGGTATCCATCCGGTTTCTGTAA
- a CDS encoding TolC family protein — MIRVWIPLIAAIAVGCSGARQKVTQSKPVSDDHIAYAAIESKPAKTTVDKPQVELASQPNQLDKELQNQIDKEFDTELELQEGESSPQDIELVSANSQAQERQEPVDEMTIPQLPPAVDSYDSVNDGLYLSEVIDSVYQSYPLLEAAFYSREVASGERLATLGAFDRKIKAGSENGPMGFYKTYRQNIGFIKPLYQGGEAFAGYRIGRGSFQPWYLERETNAGGEFKAGFSVPLSRNRDIDARRADLWRATFGREAVEPDIQAQLIGFVQESSYAYWDWVAAGAKLRIAERVLSLAQNRTERIRSQVENGFLDPPELTDNLRLVAERLGKRADAERKLQQTAVKLSLYYRDANGRPLIPSAESLPKFPELEPIDREMVSLDAKIAVEQRPEIYTLDLIQRQLDVDYSQARNDYLPNVDLVMQASQDVGFPTSPKNDKGPFELDALLLVEVPVERRKARGKLMAIEGKLSQLNAKRQLTEEKIIADVESAYAGLSGAFEQARQAEQAVEYAEDLARRERLNFEEGLSDLLKVTLREEYAVESAEKAVDAKLLYFLEQADYRAALAEDQVPFMEEQ, encoded by the coding sequence ATGATCAGAGTTTGGATACCGTTGATAGCAGCCATCGCAGTGGGATGTTCTGGGGCACGTCAGAAAGTGACCCAGTCGAAGCCTGTCTCTGATGATCACATTGCCTATGCTGCCATTGAATCAAAACCAGCAAAAACAACGGTAGATAAACCACAAGTTGAGTTAGCATCACAGCCGAATCAGTTGGACAAAGAACTTCAGAATCAGATCGACAAAGAGTTTGATACTGAGTTGGAACTTCAAGAGGGGGAGTCTTCGCCTCAAGACATTGAACTTGTCTCGGCCAACAGTCAGGCACAAGAAAGACAAGAGCCTGTCGATGAGATGACGATTCCTCAACTCCCTCCCGCGGTTGACAGTTACGATTCTGTTAATGATGGACTCTATCTGAGTGAAGTCATTGACTCTGTCTATCAAAGTTACCCTCTTCTCGAAGCGGCCTTCTATTCACGTGAAGTTGCTTCAGGTGAGAGATTAGCAACCTTAGGAGCCTTCGATCGTAAAATCAAAGCGGGCAGTGAAAATGGCCCGATGGGGTTTTATAAGACTTATCGCCAGAACATCGGCTTCATTAAACCACTCTATCAGGGGGGAGAAGCATTTGCTGGATATCGTATCGGCCGTGGTAGTTTTCAGCCCTGGTATCTCGAACGAGAGACGAATGCGGGTGGTGAGTTCAAAGCCGGTTTCTCAGTACCGCTGTCTCGCAATCGAGATATCGACGCGCGGCGTGCTGACTTGTGGCGTGCGACGTTTGGGCGTGAAGCGGTTGAGCCAGATATTCAAGCGCAACTCATCGGTTTTGTGCAAGAGTCAAGCTACGCCTATTGGGATTGGGTTGCTGCCGGCGCTAAGTTGAGAATTGCAGAACGCGTGCTGAGTCTCGCGCAAAATCGAACCGAGCGCATTCGGAGTCAGGTTGAAAATGGGTTCCTCGACCCACCTGAATTAACCGACAACTTACGACTTGTGGCGGAACGATTGGGGAAACGGGCGGATGCGGAGCGTAAACTTCAGCAGACAGCTGTCAAGTTGTCATTGTACTATCGCGATGCAAATGGCCGGCCCTTGATTCCAAGCGCAGAGAGTCTTCCCAAATTTCCCGAACTGGAACCCATTGATCGAGAAATGGTATCGCTGGACGCGAAGATCGCTGTGGAACAACGTCCGGAAATTTATACGCTTGATCTCATACAACGTCAATTAGATGTGGATTACTCTCAAGCACGCAACGATTATCTTCCCAATGTTGATTTGGTGATGCAGGCCTCCCAGGACGTAGGCTTTCCGACAAGTCCCAAGAACGACAAAGGTCCGTTTGAATTAGATGCTTTACTGCTGGTAGAAGTTCCCGTTGAACGTCGTAAGGCCCGCGGTAAGTTGATGGCCATTGAAGGCAAGCTTTCGCAACTCAATGCCAAACGACAACTGACGGAAGAAAAAATAATCGCTGATGTCGAGTCAGCTTATGCCGGTTTAAGCGGAGCATTTGAGCAGGCGAGGCAGGCAGAGCAGGCAGTTGAGTATGCCGAAGACCTGGCGCGACGAGAGCGACTCAACTTCGAGGAAGGATTATCCGACTTGTTGAAAGTAACGCTACGCGAAGAATATGCAGTGGAATCCGCTGAAAAAGCCGTCGATGCAAAACTACTTTATTTCCTGGAACAGGCTGATTATCGGGCGGCACTCGCTGAGGATCAGGTTCCCTTCATGGAAGAGCAATAA
- a CDS encoding HlyD family secretion protein, whose amino-acid sequence MTTKPQLDIPVSENEQQRWSMLAPVAYSESSMPSLRLARSSRVARKIAKYLFIVLVFTILLMAFAPWQQSVTGTGNVLAYSPDQRQQVIQAPIKGRIARWGDNIFENARVKKGQFIAEIRDLDDQYTSNLNIQLLNSQQAVASAKQQLKADQAALEKSLLVVNTIDDQVTTYGNVKDDVTRAQDAYVEMARKKVDAKLQELNVYRAALPQLQAEYDRIRKLEAADNISLQKLQEVFRKLNEAKGKAKAGESYYASAMEELNGKISDRSAYIQKAQVEIEKAQSSLEKAKVDVSKDKSKIEETKQKLNKANKELVDMQVKVSRQSNQVLDAPFDGYIVQITPNLKTAILKQGDPICTIVPYTKDRSVQIWLDGNDAPLVEPGRHVRLQFEGWPAVQFAGWPSVAVGTFGGDVVSVDAIDDGKGMFRILIKPDPTEPAWPTDRFLRQGVRANAWVLLNRVPLWYEVWRNLNGFPPVVSMDEPGQKSDKSKPPKLPK is encoded by the coding sequence ATGACAACGAAACCACAGCTTGATATACCCGTATCTGAAAATGAACAACAGCGTTGGTCGATGTTAGCACCAGTCGCCTACAGTGAGTCAAGTATGCCATCATTGCGACTTGCCAGATCATCGCGGGTGGCTCGCAAGATCGCCAAATATCTGTTCATTGTACTCGTGTTTACAATTTTACTGATGGCGTTCGCTCCCTGGCAGCAATCTGTCACAGGTACCGGTAACGTGTTGGCTTATTCCCCTGATCAACGTCAGCAAGTGATTCAGGCACCTATAAAGGGGCGAATTGCGCGTTGGGGGGACAACATCTTCGAGAACGCGCGGGTCAAAAAAGGGCAATTCATTGCAGAGATTCGAGACCTGGACGATCAGTACACCTCAAATTTGAATATACAATTGCTGAATAGCCAGCAGGCTGTCGCTTCTGCAAAACAACAGCTCAAGGCTGATCAAGCGGCGCTAGAAAAATCACTGTTAGTTGTTAACACAATTGACGATCAGGTTACGACTTATGGTAACGTGAAAGACGATGTCACAAGAGCACAAGATGCGTATGTTGAAATGGCGAGAAAGAAAGTGGATGCAAAGCTACAGGAACTGAATGTGTATCGAGCCGCGTTACCACAACTGCAGGCCGAATATGATCGAATACGGAAATTGGAAGCTGCTGATAATATCTCGCTGCAGAAGTTGCAAGAGGTCTTCCGGAAGCTTAACGAAGCGAAAGGGAAAGCGAAGGCTGGCGAGTCTTACTATGCCTCTGCAATGGAGGAGCTGAATGGTAAAATCAGTGATCGTAGTGCTTACATCCAGAAGGCACAGGTCGAGATTGAGAAAGCACAATCATCTCTGGAAAAAGCAAAAGTCGATGTTTCGAAGGACAAAAGTAAGATCGAAGAAACGAAGCAGAAGTTAAACAAAGCAAATAAAGAACTGGTTGATATGCAAGTTAAAGTCTCTCGTCAGTCAAATCAGGTCCTTGATGCTCCCTTTGATGGTTACATCGTTCAGATTACACCAAATCTGAAAACTGCCATTTTAAAACAGGGAGATCCGATTTGCACGATTGTACCTTATACAAAAGACCGCTCGGTGCAAATCTGGCTCGATGGAAACGATGCCCCATTGGTCGAACCGGGACGGCATGTGCGGCTGCAGTTCGAGGGTTGGCCTGCGGTTCAATTCGCGGGATGGCCTTCTGTTGCCGTGGGGACGTTTGGGGGAGACGTGGTTTCGGTAGATGCGATTGACGACGGGAAAGGCATGTTTCGAATTCTGATCAAGCCGGATCCGACTGAACCTGCATGGCCTACAGATCGCTTTCTACGGCAGGGAGTTCGCGCCAACGCCTGGGTGTTGTTGAATCGTGTCCCTCTCTGGTATGAAGTCTGGCGAAACCTCAACGGCTTCCCACCAGTCGTCTCAATGGATGAACCGGGACAGAAAAGTGACAAAAGCAAGCCACCTAAGCTTCCGAAGTAA
- a CDS encoding peptidase domain-containing ABC transporter yields MSTTPPNNVDPTTESDSKSVQGDIKAAAWLFEQLAVDTGHSADRSRIRRALIEASSARTAETGDDWWNWLVEASRSLGLKDKVMDCTFRELMDITKEGGKIITRVGEPHRWTAILSSKRRRFQVLQPHREKNQIWLSARRMRRALQITNRDEVIRCLVIKPDLTASDFSTMDKHEREPLNRVMALFKPESSDIWIVVIYALVTGLLALATPLAVETLVNTVAFGRLLQPVIILAIMLLAFLSFSAVLLGLQTYVVEIIQRRLFARVSADLAYRLPRVVPAAIEGQSGRELVNRFFDVVTAQKASSALMLDGISLVLTTLIGMTVLAFYHPWLLGFDMVLLALIAFVIFVLGRGAVKSSIKESKAKYNVAAWLEDVVGCPTAFRYRGAGEFALDQADHLTYEYLSARKKHFRIVMRQIIFALGMQAVASTALLGLGGWLVITNQLTLGQLVAAELIVTVIVGSFAKSGKHLQSYYDLLASVDKLGILFDLPMERQDGLLTLSHDKPIEVIVSNVSYELPHHLSHDESINLTVARGARMMLMGPCGSGKSQLLDLLFGLRVPAEGHVAINGVDPRDLRPDVLRKHVALVRDIELFSGSLEENVHLERPDVSTSDVREALERVGLIDDVLRLPDGINTHIVETGFPLTTNQLRKLMIARAIVGRPRLLLIDGMIDAFSDEEAEQLTNMLVDPKRLWTLIMVTGRQSLANSGTVIQTFGEDGIISTREETDDNETTA; encoded by the coding sequence ATGTCAACTACTCCTCCCAATAATGTGGATCCCACTACCGAATCTGATTCGAAGTCGGTGCAGGGTGATATTAAAGCTGCCGCCTGGCTGTTTGAACAACTGGCAGTGGATACCGGTCATTCGGCAGACCGGTCACGGATTCGTCGTGCACTAATTGAAGCGAGTTCTGCGCGGACAGCAGAAACAGGCGATGACTGGTGGAATTGGCTAGTAGAAGCGAGCCGCAGTTTAGGTCTCAAAGACAAGGTGATGGATTGCACGTTCCGTGAGCTGATGGACATCACCAAAGAGGGGGGGAAGATTATTACTCGTGTGGGGGAGCCTCACCGTTGGACCGCGATTCTTTCCTCGAAACGACGCCGGTTTCAAGTTTTACAACCTCACCGAGAAAAAAACCAGATTTGGCTTAGTGCCCGCAGGATGCGAAGGGCATTGCAAATTACTAATCGTGATGAGGTGATCCGTTGTCTTGTCATCAAGCCTGACTTAACGGCTTCTGATTTTTCGACAATGGACAAGCATGAGCGAGAACCATTGAACCGGGTAATGGCTCTGTTTAAGCCAGAGTCGTCTGATATTTGGATCGTCGTGATCTATGCGCTGGTGACTGGTTTACTGGCATTGGCTACACCTTTGGCAGTGGAGACCCTGGTCAATACTGTTGCCTTTGGTCGATTATTACAGCCCGTTATTATCCTGGCGATCATGTTGCTGGCATTTCTTTCCTTTTCGGCCGTCTTGCTGGGTCTGCAGACTTATGTTGTGGAAATCATACAACGCAGACTCTTTGCGCGCGTCTCAGCAGACCTTGCCTACCGGTTGCCGCGAGTGGTTCCTGCTGCGATTGAAGGTCAGTCGGGACGAGAATTAGTGAACCGGTTTTTTGACGTCGTCACTGCGCAAAAAGCATCATCAGCACTCATGTTGGATGGAATTTCTCTCGTGCTGACAACGTTAATTGGTATGACCGTGCTGGCATTTTATCATCCCTGGTTGCTCGGTTTCGACATGGTGTTGTTAGCATTAATTGCCTTCGTGATTTTCGTGTTAGGGCGTGGTGCCGTCAAATCCAGTATTAAAGAATCTAAAGCCAAGTACAACGTTGCGGCCTGGTTGGAAGATGTCGTTGGTTGTCCAACCGCCTTTCGTTATCGGGGGGCTGGTGAGTTTGCCCTCGATCAGGCTGACCATTTAACTTATGAATATCTGAGTGCCCGTAAGAAACACTTCCGCATCGTCATGCGACAAATTATCTTTGCTTTGGGGATGCAGGCAGTTGCAAGTACTGCTTTACTGGGATTAGGTGGATGGCTCGTCATCACCAATCAGTTGACACTGGGGCAGTTAGTCGCAGCCGAATTGATTGTTACGGTGATTGTGGGTTCTTTTGCCAAGTCGGGTAAGCATTTACAGAGCTACTATGATTTATTGGCTTCAGTCGACAAACTGGGAATTTTGTTTGATCTGCCTATGGAACGCCAGGATGGGTTGCTCACGTTATCACACGATAAACCGATTGAAGTGATTGTCAGCAATGTCAGCTATGAACTCCCACATCATCTTTCGCATGACGAGAGTATTAATCTTACCGTTGCGCGTGGCGCGCGAATGATGCTGATGGGACCTTGTGGAAGTGGCAAGAGTCAGCTACTTGATTTGTTATTTGGCTTACGGGTTCCAGCGGAAGGGCATGTTGCCATTAATGGAGTCGATCCTCGGGACCTTCGACCGGATGTGCTCAGAAAGCACGTCGCATTGGTTCGAGATATTGAACTCTTTTCCGGTTCGTTAGAGGAGAATGTTCATCTGGAACGTCCCGATGTTTCGACGAGTGATGTTCGGGAAGCACTGGAACGTGTAGGTCTGATTGACGATGTTCTGAGACTACCCGATGGCATAAATACTCATATTGTGGAAACCGGATTTCCGCTGACGACAAACCAGTTACGTAAGTTAATGATTGCACGAGCGATTGTAGGGCGTCCCCGACTGTTGCTCATTGACGGAATGATTGATGCCTTTTCCGATGAGGAAGCCGAACAATTAACAAACATGCTCGTTGATCCCAAACGTCTTTGGACACTCATTATGGTGACGGGGCGACAAAGTCTGGCCAATTCTGGTACAGTAATACAGACGTTCGGCGAAGATGGAATCATTTCTACTAGGGAGGAGACTGATGACAACGAAACCACAGCTTGA
- a CDS encoding glycerophosphodiester phosphodiesterase encodes MISDSRFLTLLPGILLITLNPYFTEAEQPLIVAHRGLLQVAPENTLANFRACLELRLGFEFDVQRTKDGHLICIHDSTVDRTTNQTGKVSELTLAEVKQLDAGSWFDPRFAGEPVPTVEEVLQLVAAYRQHKILIAVDFKETDVEQDVVRMAERLNVLNRLLFIGRTIQEPKVRANIKVISNKAQTAAVANNASEFSSALAVPDADWIYVRYLPSKEEIERVHRANKRAFIAGATVSGKVPKNWQHASNVGIDAILTDYPLALRATLKQKKQVANSK; translated from the coding sequence ATGATATCCGATTCCCGATTTTTGACTCTCCTGCCAGGAATCCTCTTGATTACATTGAACCCCTATTTTACGGAAGCCGAACAACCTTTGATCGTCGCCCATAGAGGATTATTACAAGTGGCGCCCGAAAACACCCTCGCTAATTTTCGAGCATGCCTCGAACTACGACTCGGTTTTGAGTTTGATGTACAGCGGACCAAAGACGGACATCTGATTTGTATTCACGATAGCACGGTCGATCGCACTACCAATCAGACAGGCAAAGTTTCGGAGCTGACTTTAGCAGAAGTGAAACAGCTCGATGCAGGAAGTTGGTTCGATCCTCGATTTGCCGGGGAGCCAGTGCCGACTGTGGAGGAAGTTTTGCAACTGGTTGCCGCGTATCGGCAGCATAAAATTTTGATTGCCGTCGATTTTAAAGAAACAGATGTAGAACAGGATGTCGTACGCATGGCTGAGAGATTGAACGTGTTGAACCGACTGCTATTCATTGGCAGAACGATCCAGGAACCAAAAGTTCGTGCCAATATTAAAGTCATCTCCAACAAAGCACAAACCGCGGCCGTCGCCAATAATGCCTCTGAATTTTCCTCTGCACTGGCTGTACCCGATGCGGATTGGATTTACGTGAGATACCTACCATCAAAAGAAGAAATCGAACGCGTGCATCGTGCAAACAAACGAGCGTTTATCGCAGGAGCCACGGTCAGCGGTAAGGTACCAAAGAACTGGCAGCATGCTTCTAATGTAGGTATCGATGCCATTCTAACAGATTACCCACTGGCACTCCGAGCCACTCTCAAGCAGAAAAAACAGGTAGCGAACAGTAAGTAA
- a CDS encoding slipin family protein, whose amino-acid sequence MFGIKRYKIRSYEMGLLFQNGEFKGLLESGTHWFIDLLFKVHVDVISERDPWLVHEKLDLIVKSGTLKERAVVLDLKDNERALVWIENRFSHILPAGLYAYWTGQKEVRVEVVDAHTVWFEHADLKVIARSPMVQSVLDVCKVERDRVGVLFIDGRYVDTLAPGLYAFWKGQSESKVVEIDLRETMVDVSGQDIMTADKVTLRINAIVTYKIIDARKAVSQTDDVRQALYRETQLVLRAMLGARNLDVFLIEKDAVARDIEENVRQRASELGLKIASVGIRDVILPGDMKDLMNKVTEAKKAAEANLIARREETAAIRSQANTAKLLQDNPVLMRMRELEVLEKIASNNKLNIVLGEKGLADKVVNLL is encoded by the coding sequence GTGTTCGGAATCAAACGTTACAAAATTCGCAGCTATGAAATGGGACTACTATTCCAGAATGGTGAGTTCAAGGGGTTGCTCGAAAGTGGTACGCACTGGTTTATCGACCTGTTGTTCAAAGTTCACGTCGATGTGATCTCAGAGCGTGATCCCTGGTTGGTGCATGAGAAGCTGGACCTGATCGTCAAATCAGGAACGCTGAAGGAACGCGCCGTCGTACTGGACCTGAAGGACAACGAGCGGGCTCTGGTGTGGATTGAGAACCGATTCAGCCACATCCTGCCAGCGGGCTTGTACGCCTACTGGACGGGTCAGAAAGAGGTCCGTGTCGAAGTCGTTGATGCTCATACGGTATGGTTCGAACACGCAGACCTCAAAGTCATCGCTCGCTCACCTATGGTGCAGAGTGTGCTCGATGTCTGCAAGGTTGAACGTGATCGTGTGGGTGTACTGTTTATAGACGGTCGTTATGTCGACACACTCGCTCCTGGTCTGTATGCCTTCTGGAAAGGTCAGTCGGAATCCAAAGTGGTCGAGATTGACCTGCGGGAGACGATGGTTGACGTCAGCGGTCAGGACATCATGACGGCTGATAAAGTGACGTTGCGTATTAACGCAATTGTTACATACAAAATCATCGACGCGCGCAAAGCAGTCAGCCAGACGGATGACGTGCGGCAGGCATTGTATCGGGAAACACAGCTTGTACTGCGTGCGATGCTGGGTGCCCGTAACCTCGACGTCTTCCTGATCGAGAAAGACGCTGTGGCGCGGGACATCGAGGAAAATGTTCGTCAGCGCGCCAGTGAATTGGGTCTGAAAATCGCTTCAGTTGGAATCCGGGATGTGATTCTGCCAGGTGATATGAAAGATCTGATGAACAAGGTCACGGAGGCGAAAAAAGCAGCCGAGGCCAACCTGATCGCGCGGCGTGAAGAAACGGCGGCGATCCGTAGTCAGGCTAACACGGCCAAACTACTACAGGATAATCCAGTTCTGATGCGGATGCGTGAACTGGAAGTTCTGGAAAAGATCGCGTCGAACAACAAGCTCAATATCGTCCTGGGCGAGAAGGGCTTGGCGGACAAAGTGGTCAACCTGCTATGA
- a CDS encoding helix-turn-helix transcriptional regulator, translating into MPSKEQGTLTNQIRRFRFEHDEMTQQTLASQVGVTRQTIIALESGKYAPSLLLALRIARAFDVRVEDIFQLVEES; encoded by the coding sequence ATGCCCAGCAAAGAACAGGGAACTCTTACGAATCAAATTCGCCGCTTTCGTTTTGAACACGACGAGATGACACAACAAACGCTCGCAAGTCAGGTTGGTGTCACTCGGCAGACAATCATTGCTCTCGAATCAGGAAAGTATGCCCCTTCGCTTCTGCTTGCGTTGCGAATTGCCAGAGCCTTTGATGTGCGTGTGGAAGATATTTTTCAACTGGTTGAGGAGTCGTAA